The Penicillium oxalicum strain HP7-1 chromosome V, whole genome shotgun sequence genomic interval GACCGGAGGCAGAGTTGCACCGCAGTGAGCAATGATAAATTTGATCCCTGGACACTTGGTTCTGATCTCCGACGTCAAGATACTTGTCAATGCTCGCGTGCTATCGAACATGAACTCTAGCATTGGATTAGGCACTCCAGCCAGTGGCTCAATCTCTTCAACCGGACCTATCTCGCGTCGAAGATGACAACTGGTCGGGTGAAGAAACACAATGGCGTCCTTTTGACTCAGCTTCTCAAAGACCCGTCGGAATTTCAGATCTCCGGGATACACTCCGTGAGAGTTTGTCAGGATCTGAAACCCGACAGCCCCCAGCTCATCCAGCGCACGATCAATCTCCGCAAGTGAGCCTTCTACATCCGGCAAAGGAAGCGAcgcgaagaaggagaattTGCCCGAATACTGCGAGCAGACATCGGCCATGTGATCGTTCATGTATCTTGTGACCAAACGAGCCTGTTCATCGTCTCCGGGAAATAGATGAGTTCCGGGAGAGGACATGCTGAGAATAGACCGCGTGATGCCGAGATCCTTCATCAGGGCAAGATGGCTTTCTGGATCCCAGGGGGGAATCGCGGGCATTCCGTCTGGGTGACCTCTACCCGCGAAACTATTTCTCCTGCAGATGGCTCGATAGGCGGGGGGCACACAGTGCGTATGCACATCGATGCGCTGCATGTTCACCGTCGGAGATGGATGAGCTTCGAGTGGTAATGGCATGTTTCTTGTTGGAATTTGAGCAATTTTGAGGAGGGACAGACACGCTAGAGAGTGTGCTGTGTGAtgttgaggaggaagaaatcaAGGGCCTCGGACAACAAGGACGACGTCGAATGTGAAATAAGCGCACTTCCTGGAAGGCGACGCGATGGCAGAAATTTGGCGGAGACTCTGACCTCAGATGCGTGTGCCGGGGACCGAGCGGGGGTGACAATGTTTGTGCAGGAACGTTGCATGCAGCTTGTAAATTGGACACTTCAAATCAGATAGGCAAGCATTTTGCTCATCAATGTACGAACTTATGACGGACAAGGAACGCTCTAAAGATGAGAGATAGAAGGagaagatagagagagaggaagagctcTCTCTTATAGCTACTAATCAGTGTGCTATCGCAAGTTGTATTGAAAGTGTGATTAGTTTCAGTATCAAATTCTACCAAATTTTGCATTAACTTCAAAGACGGTAGCAGTACCTTAGTGACTGTACACGTAAGGTGACTTCAATGTGAGATGGTACTCAAGTAAGTATAATGTCACTTTCCTATCAGACGAATCTCACTTCTCTCTCACCTCAGTCTGAAGAATAGAATCGAAGTGAGAGTTAGATGAGTCAAAAGTGAGCTTGGAGTCAAGCAATGACAAACATCCTTTACAATCAGTCAAGTCTCGCTTCCATCTGTTTGACTTGGTAACTTTGTAAAGCTCCTTGGATTACAATGGTATTTATTTGGGAGATATTTCAGCATCTTTCACATCGCCGCGTTCCAAGCATCATGGAAGAATGGGCTACCATATCTTCCCATTAAACTTTGCCTCCGAGGCAAAAATAATGCAATCATATGAGGCAGCCTGGATCatgttttgatttcttcttctctcatcatccatgcGACTCGACTTTTCAGGGATTTTTTCTAAAAGAGTAACACATACTGACGCACAAAGCTTTTCCAACTTCCACATTCAGACGTGGCTTCCATTTTCGGGCGAGACCCGGCAATAAATCTCTCAAAGTTCCCTCCCCTCGCTCAGTGCTCTACTTTCTCTGTTTCCACCCCACTCTATTAAACACAACTCTCTGTTCCTCTTTGCAGTCACCTAATTTTCAACCAGGTACGttctcttccatcaaacGGGGCCTCTTGTACTTGATACTAGAACTGACTTTTGGGTTGAGCAACAGGCTTTCTGTCGACAAAGAATGTCCGAAAATCACACCATGGCCACCACTACTGAAGACCTTCCATCCTCAGAGATGGtcaccgaggaagaacttCGACTCACACTCAAGGTGTGAACGACCGTGGCGAAAGCTACGGGGAGTCTTTTGCGCTCTCACTTCGATGGGCTGGCGACGACACAAATGCGAAAGGCGACGTGGAGAGTTCTCAAGGGATTCTGAGAGCATTCGGGTTAAGCCCAGCACAAGAGCTTGTTATTCCGCAAAACAAGCGCCTTCAAGGGCAGACTGGCAGCGCAATTCTTGATACTTTTAGGGCTGCAAactcttccccccaaaagacgatcctcttcatccactATGCCGGACACGGTATTGTGAGTGATGGTGGGCTTTGTGCTGTTTCCCACTAAAAACCAAGCGATCCATCGAATATTCAGCAATACATCGACATCGCTACCGGGGGCCGGGATCCAGCTTCTGGCTACATGCGCACAGATGTTGTGTTCGTTCTCGACTGCTGTTACGCGCATCTTGCTGCGCGAGATGTGGCTCGCAGTACTCGCAAAGTTGAGATAATCGCTGCGAGCGATGACAATACGCCATTTGCCTTGGGACCACCCGCCAGCAGCGTTTCTCGCAAGCTACGCTGCGAGATCGAGCGCCGTAAGCGAGATTGCCATGAATGCATGATTCTGGCAGACGCAATGGCGACAATTCGAAATGAGAGCACTGTGGTCAAGCCAAGTCACCAGGTCAAACTGGGTGTCTCTGTCCGCCTGAATTTCCCTGGCAGGGCTGAGGTAAATCCGTCCAATCTCCTGCCTCGGGTCCACACTCTTGTTAGTATCCATATTGCAGGATTAGTTGACGACAAGGAAGTCCAGGACCTGGTCTCGTGGTTGGAAAGCATGCCTGGCATGTACAGAATTTCCGTGGACGCTGTCTATCCTGCGCATTCGAGAATTCTCATCCTTCGCATGGGATACGTGGTGTACGCAAATCTGGCCCGACTCCCTGGTGTTAAGTTCATTGCGGATCTGATCGACTAAAGCCGCGCCAGATATGCCCGCCAACAACAGGCAGTGACTCAATCATGGATAGGAGACAACAACCGATCGCAGCGGCCGAGAGAATCCTCAACAAAAGAGAATGATCGACCATTGCACTCGAGGCAATTCTTCCCATTGTGCCCAAAGAACAAAGAGTTCTAAAGATGCTGATTTCTGTGCACCAGACCACAGAACGATTATCAAACCAGGCTGACTGCGCCAACGCTCTGTCTTGGTTTTCTTTGGTTTCAGTATAAGTggttcttgtttttttttttttttttttttttcttcaattctTCTAGTGGCACTGATCTTGCCTCTTTGCCTGTTTTTGCCTTTCTTTGACTGCCATTGCATGAATCTTAAAGAGACAAAGCGAATTGAATTCTTATGCACTCTCTACCTCAGGTACTCTACGAATGAATTGCTCTTGGTCTTCGAACCAGGCTCTTTTTTAGTCCAATGTTCGAGGCTTTTGCTCATTAGAGCCCAAGTATACGATGGTAATTTCAAGTCTCAATGTGccaggaaaaaagaagaagaaagacatTGTCTCCCTACTAGAGACTATACTGATGTACTGTGCTTGGCGTCGATTCATCGAAGGTGAAGTACGTTGACTTGAGTCCCCATTTGCGACTCCGACGCCGCAATTCCGCACGTGCCCGGACCCACTGCGGGGAATGAAATTCTTCCGTTTTTTTTCGCCCCTCatcagagaaagagagagcatGTGGATGCCTCGAGTGTGGATGACCCAGCACTGAGTgcgatctttcttttttgccttGTTTTCTTCCATCTATCGACTGCGCACGATATGCCTCCCACCGCCTGTTTCAACTGCAAGGAGGCGCGAGCGGTCATCATTCGCCCGAAGAACAGACATAAGCTCTGTCGAGCCTGTTTCCTCCAAGTGTTCGAGACCGAAGTCCACGAGACCATCGTCGGAACAAATCTGTTCTATCCGGGCGAGCGCGTCGCCATCGGTGCCAGTGGCGGCAAGGATAGCACTGTACTGGCGGCAGTATTGAAAACCCTCAACGAGCGATACAACTATGGCCTCGACCTCTGCCTGCTCTCCATTGACGAAGGTATTCGCGGATACCGGGACGACAGCCTGGAAACCGTCAAGCGAAATGCGGTCCAGTACGAGATGCCGCTGGAGATCCTCGGGTACGGCGAGCTTTATGGGTGGACGATGGATCAAGTGGTGGCACAAATCGGCAAGAAGGGCAACTGCACCTACTGCGGCGTGTTTCGTCGACAGGCGCTCGATCGAGGTGCCGCCAAATTGGGCATCCAGCATGTGGTGACCGGGCACAATGCAGATGATGTCGCCGAGACAGTCATGATGAATCTTCTGCGCGCGGATCTACCACGCTTGTCGCGCGGCACCAGTATTGTCACTGCCTCCGGCGCGTCGGATATCAAGCGCAGCAAGCCGCTCAAGTATGCGtatgagaaggagattgtgcTCTACGCTCACCACCGCCAACTTGACTATTTCTCGACGGAATGTATCTATTCTCCCGAAGCCTTCCGTGGGAGCGCAAGAACTCTGATCAAGGATCTGGAAAAGATTCGACCGAGTTCCATTCTGGATATCGTCAAAAGTGGCGAGGATATGGCTGCACTGGTCCCATCGGACGTTCCCCAGAACGCGAAACGGTGCTCGTCGACCGCTGCCACGGTGGTggcagacgaggacgaggtCGGTGGATGCGGCAGTCAGAATGGACGTACCAGCGGTGGGGAAATGGCAGCCATGGAGAAAGAGTTGGCCGAAAATGAGTCCGCCGAGTCCCGTGAGACGGAGATTCGTCTGCCAAAGGCTCAGTCGACATCGACCCCAGGCTACCAAGGCAAGGGTGTCAAGAAGCAGACCTTGGGTCACTGTGAGCGCTGCGGGTATATTTCCAGCCAGCGCATTTGCAAAGCGTGCACCCTCTTGGATGGATTGAATCGAAACCGACCCAAAACTGCAATCGAAGTCAGTGTCAGCGCCGACGACGAAGAGGCCAGCTCGACATTGATGAGGCAAATGGAACGTGCCCAGCTCACCAACAGCTGAGTGGTTTTGCTGCCTTGCACTCACTCTACGATTATATGGTCTCAATATGagggatggaagaaaaaaagaaagtctcAACGCCATTCCCTGGAGCTGGATGACCCACGATCCTTCGCAGGGCTTCTTATTCTTTCAATTCCTTTTTCTggccaaaagaagaataCCTAGCATCAACTCCATTCCCGCTTCGCTCCGGCGCCACCCTCGCGTTCCCTCTCGCGGCGATCACGAGCTTTCCGTGGTCTCGGTGGGAAGCGCTTCAGTTGACGAGGTTCTCAAAGTGGTACCAGGGATTTCGATCGTGGTCTTTGGTGCTGAGCCATTGCCGCGTTATATCAAACGGCAGTGTATGACGagtcgatcttctcgaggCACGAAGCTTGCTCGTCTCGCACCGTCTTGCAGGGCACCCGAGATACACCATCATCACTGCTCTACCGAGTTCACctgcaaagaaaagaatgaatGAAAGAAAGGGTGAACCCCTAATATTCGAACATAGCTCTTGATGAAATTTTTGAATCTCCCTCCGTAGGGTACAGTAGTTCCAAGCCAACAAAAAACAATGCTCCTTGAACTTTATAAAAATACACACACGAGGCCATTCCATGCCGTTCCCAACCCAAAGTGGAAATGGAAGCCCCCAGGACCACGAGCCCTGCCCTTTCATCATTCTCATGATCAGGGAGTGCTCCCTCCTGTCATATCCGGCCACTTAGAACCCCTTCATAtaccacacacacacacacgcaaCACGCAGCAGGCGGACGAATCGTCAAAATCGACCACCTCCGTTCCAAGAAACACCAAAGATAATTGAGTTTTCCCCGTCCGTCCATAAATCCCCCTGGTCCCTCGACCTCCAAGAGAGAATAAGAAACCACCAAAACTCAGATCCCCCGCATCACTCCttctgctccttctccaccgcCGCCGGATCATGCAGTTCAGGCAAATCGAACCCGACCCTTCGCGCCGTCAATCGAATacgctcctcctcctccaaatTCATGCCGGGGTTATACCGCTCCAACAACTCCACATACATCCGTTGGGCCCGGGCATATTGCGCAAATTGCTCCGCCTCCTGAATACGAAGAGCCTGCTCTTCAGCCGTGGATGGGAGCGAAAAGGGCGCAGGCGGTGTTGTAGAGGCGACGGTGGAGATATGTGAAGGGGTGGGCGCCGAGGGCGTAGAGGGAGCTTGTCCCTCGGCGCGGAACACGGCGCGCAGGCGGCGGTGGAGCGGTGATGGGGCGGAGGCCCTGGAGCGAGGGAGTTCGCGCAGGAGGGCGCGGTATACGGCTCGCGCTTGATGAGATAGTTGTTGGGTCATGgttttgtgtcttttttcttgtttttaGGGGGAGGTGTGAGAGAAGAGCGTTGTTGCTTTGCGTCTGGTGCTCGTTGGATTTGCGTTTCCAGTGATTGGCAATCGCAGTCCGGGCTTATCGGGGATTCACGTGATCGTCATCTTGTGCAgcctttggtcttttttgaGGCCGTGACGAGTTGAACATGAATGGAATAGTTGGGGCTATTTCAATGGGACTGATGAGGGCCAAGCTGGTCCCCCTAAGACACAAAAGCTGATTGTCTGAATGTTTCCAGGTTCAAATCTGGCCTCCTAGTTTGTGGTGGCGCTTCGAACTGGGAGATGCTATGCTACTCGACTAAGGTTGATCATCCACCAGTCGGTCTTGAGTCTGGTCAACATTCACTCTAAACTAATCCATTTTCGGAGGAGTCCATCATCCGAGTTGCCCACCAAAGCAGGACATACACGGTACAACAAGAGAGAATCACATTAAAGTTTTTATATCAACGCCTTGTATCCAAGTGCCATATATGTCATATCTCCATGCACGTGCTGAAACACgttgcgaaaaaaaaatgcaagGAGTCACATAAAAATAATAAGAACGCGAGACAAATGGGAGCCAGTGCTGGGGTCATGGGAGCATGGCG includes:
- a CDS encoding Cytoplasmic tRNA 2-thiolation protein 1: MPPTACFNCKEARAVIIRPKNRHKLCRACFLQVFETEVHETIVGTNLFYPGERVAIGASGGKDSTVLAAVLKTLNERYNYGLDLCLLSIDEGIRGYRDDSLETVKRNAVQYEMPLEILGYGELYGWTMDQVVAQIGKKGNCTYCGVFRRQALDRGAAKLGIQHVVTGHNADDVAETVMMNLLRADLPRLSRGTSIVTASGASDIKRSKPLKYAYEKEIVLYAHHRQLDYFSTECIYSPEAFRGSARTLIKDLEKIRPSSILDIVKSGEDMAALVPSDVPQNAKRCSSTAATVVADEDEVGGCGSQNGRTSGGEMAAMEKELAENESAESRETEIRLPKAQSTSTPGYQGKGVKKQTLGHCERCGYISSQRICKACTLLDGLNRNRPKTAIEVSVSADDEEASSTLMRQMERAQLTNS